The sequence AAGACCCTTTGTCCAACATCTTTAACACCAAATTTCCCAACTATACTAACCTACCATTATTTTGCCTAGTCGATTTAATTtaacatattaaaattattagcTCTCATTATTGAAAATAGAGACAAAGAACACACAAATTTACATGAAGATCCAAGCACCGAAAGAAAAACgacaatatttttctttttattatacTCTGATAATAATACAATAGGTACGAaagggaataaatagaaaaaaatacaaagaaataaaaagaaagaatatttaAGGTAAATCTTTCGATGGGCTAAgtctactaattctaacactcatACCTAAAtatgaaacaaaataaaaattttaaacacaatatataaagaaaaaactaaactgaacataaataaatatgtaaTCTCCACCACAAGATTAGATCAAACAATATGTATACTAACAACCCCTAATACTAAAAAGTTATTGATGTTTAGATTtttagggaaaaagaaaagaaaaagacaaagcctctttaatgttttaaataattgtaataaatttgtGACATTGAAAAACAATCATAAATttacaaaaatttgaaaatctcTATCCTTTCTTATCAAAAACGtgaaattttactttttgtggATTTTGTTTCTCTCAACACTCTTTGACTATACTTTTATGTTATgaaaattcaatttattttctaccattttgttctttttgttttttgtttttttaatgaattattttaaaattagggattctttaaaaatataaaaatataagaaaacgACAAAATACTTACACtgtagaataattttgaaaatgaaaaagttcACGGGccaacaatgaaaaataccaaaaaaatactCCGTGATTAATTGGCACCCAACGGGCAGAATAtatttgataaacgatcgtatatatTTAGCTATTCTTTatgatccaaatctaaacgaattttttctCAAGATTCTTGTCAacgaatcttttagatttggcttgttcatcgtcgtttagatttgatgtttaaatttggtagccaaatctaaacgattttctttttaaagattctttgtacataatcgtttaaatttgaattttttggtacaagattgttcaaattttattaggtagccaaatctaaatgattttttgcTCAAGATTTTTTAGTACACAGTCATtcaaatttggtacacgataaTCTAAAACGATTATTTTAAAGATTATttgtatacgattgtttagatttgactatctaGTATCCCAACCATTTTTACGATCTTTTATATCTGGCCATGGACAACCAAATAAGTGTTTGAAAAAACAGAATAGATAATATTTAATACACGatattgaaccaaataacaatttgaaaaaaaaaagaaaagaaaaactacacaagaagataaaaagacgaaagaatgaaagaaaaattacagaagaaaaaaagaatggaagaacaaacctaaaatatttaaaaaatagatgaCTTcatgtgttttttattttattacatcaaacgtaaatattttagtattaGGGTTATATTGATGAAAACTAACATTCAAATTACGGTTTTCCATAGTTATTTTGGAAACTCAACTTAATTGCATGTTAATATAGAGATGCACAACAATGATTTTGAACTTCTAAAATCTATACATTATATGTCTTgggtatgtgtatatatatgtttagaatcaatattttttttccttaataataataataacaacaataatattgGAATTCCTTTGAAGGAAAATGACTTTTCTGCCCTTATTCATTAATTGCATGAAATTAACTTCTACCATAAAATGGTTACCTAACTTTACCTAACAACTTTTTTAGTAGTTCCCAACCAAAATTCAATCTTACATATGGAGGTTTTAATGtattttttattagttttttctcCTAGCTATGAGAAAAGGACTCAAGGCCGAAATTGATCTATAAAATTGCTTTCACTCATTAGTTTAAATTTTCGGATCAATCAGTAGTTTAGGATGATATCGAAGCAGTTTGTTCAGAAGGTCTTCTCTTATGTTCGAGCTCACCCCTACAATGTTATTTACTCTccaattaatattgatttccacATCACAAAAAGAAGTAAAGAGAGCCATTTCAAAGTATGGTTTTTAGAGAAAGAGTAGACATTTGCTCTACCAAATTAAAACGTTATATTCGAGAATGCCTCTTAAGAGGTTATGTCGATGGAGGGTATAAGTGGAAGAGACTTCTCATATATCTTAAGTTGTTGATTTAGTCTCggccaaaaagaaagaaatatatatattagaagTCAATAGGGTCGTTATTTAAAAACTTAGAGATCACTTGGCCCATCAAATTCTTAAGTTTGTGTCCTTCAATTTTAATTTAGCAACAACTATATTGAAGGTTGTACATTTATCGAGTAACTACgttaattttttcctttttcttttatacttttttacttgattttttccctttatctttatcttttatatttaacaagggaattcaaaattttcatcgATAAGCAATATTAAAAACTATTCACTAATTGAAAAGTATTCGTAGTACAACAATCAGATGACCATCATAAtcaattaactaattaacaaaaaaagatATAAGATAATTAAATGATAATCAAATAACAATGAAATTTCATACTTGAAAATGAATTATAAGGATATTTTTGACTTtacaatttcaattttcatttaaattggaTTGGACTGACCAAATTTTTCATTAATACAAAATTTAATACGGTTGGATAATAGACTTAAATTTTGTTAACTTTTTTGCCACTCTTGACGGTGCATGCCCCTGAGAGCATTCCTAGAATATGATTGAaggaaaatacaaaataattcCAAAGCATAGTAGTATCACAATCAAAGTGTAAACCTCACGACACGACATGACCCACAAGTTGTATATGAAAGACTTTTGATGTTAACAAAAACTTAGCTTGCATATGATTGACTTTTCTAAACAAAGGAGAAGTCCAAAAaactttttcaattttgtactttttttcgaaaaattaattaattatcacATCAACCTCCACTCGTTGTGATGTATCtcaataaaaattaaagaacgTAACTATACTATACTAGTATGAATATTAtccaaactatatatatttgtatattattattattattataaatgttatGAAGTAATAATAAATACTATGGAACATGAAAATATGCTTAGGTTTGTTGTAGGAGTTAATAGTTgggaaaaatatttattaagttAAGGCCAAAATAAGattacaataaaataaaataaatctacAAAACTGTTTTTGTAGCTGTGATTTGGTCAACAAACCCCACAAGCTTATGGTAGTGATGGAAACCACAATTAATACAAATCTAGTTGGACGTACACTTCACTTTGGTCAAAGATTACCCCAAACAATTTAATAATTGTGGAAAAAATAGCatcaaaattttttttttctacataGTCGTTagatattatatattaaagtgACCATAGTGACCATATTGaagtatgaaatccaatttgtGGGTAAAAGAGAtggggaagatgatgaatagtacCACTTTTGTGACTCTTTTCTTCATTGTTATAATGTTTGGTTATTCGCTTCAACTATCAACCGGATTATGCATCAAACAAGAGAGGGAATCTTTGGTTAGGCTTAAAGCAAGTTTCATTGATTCTTCTAATCGGTTGGGTTCTTGGAAAGGAACTGATTGTTGCAGTTGGGAAGGAGTGGGGTGTGATCGTGCCAATGGCGGTCATGTTGTCAAGCTTGATCTTCGAAATTATGAGTATTTCTATTCCTCTGCTTTGCTCAGCAATGGTGTGGACTCTAGTTTGTTTGAgttgaaatatttgaattaCTTGGATTTAAGTGGCAATTTTTTCAACTACACTCAAATTCCTAATTCTTTTGCTGAGTTGTTAGAACTAACATATCTCAATCTATCTTCCACTTACTTTCATGGAACAATTCAACCTTTTCCTGGCAATCTAACTAAATTGCTAGTTCTTGATTTCAACAACGAGGAGAACTTGAATGGTCCAGATTATTTTCCTTTGGGAGAGTTGTTTATTGATGGCCTTGCCCTTAGATGGGTTTCTGGTCTTTTGTGTTTAGAATACCTCCACTTGAGTGGTGTAAGAGTAGTTCAAAGTGGTAAGTTGGGTGTAGATTATTTGATCCAACTATTGAATACAGTTCCTTCTTTATTGTCATTAAAACTGAGTTCTTGTGCTCTTCAAAACGACCTTCTTCTTTATGCTCCACTAAATTCTTCATTTCTTTCCAAACTTCAACATCTAGATTTGTCTTATAATGAGTTTGATGGTCCAATTCCTATTATTCTTCAGAACATGACTTCCTTGAAATACCTAAACCTTAATGGTAATTTATATAATTCTTCAATCCCGTCTTGGTTAAGTAATCTTAGGAATCTTGATACTTTGAGTCTTGGATCCAACTCGTTCAGTAGCATTGAAGGAGGTTTTCCCTCAATGGTTAGAAACAATTGCCATCTGAAAAGTCTTGATTTATCATTTAACCATTTTGTTGGTGAAGATGTTTTTGGAAGTTATGAAAATTTATCTTCAGGTTGTAAAGAGTATGGTCTACAAAGGCTTTATCTGGAAAGGATGATTAGATTTGGGACGCATACAATTCCAAGTTGGTTGGGAGAACTAAAAAACTTGAAGTCTCTTTCTCTTCGAGAGAATGCACTTTATGGTCCAATTCCCTCCTCATTTGGAAATTTGTCAAGTCTTGAGGACTTGGATATTTCTTATAATAGGCTTAGGGGAGGAATTCCAATCTCATTTGGACAACTTCGAAATCTCAATTCGTTAGACGTTTCTAAGAATTCTCTCAAAGGTGTTATTACAGAAACACACTTTGCTAATCTCTCACAGTTGAAGATGGTAGCTATGAGTAGCAATGAGCATCTATCTTTTGAAATAAAACATGATTGGGTCCCTCCTTTCCAATTACAATATTTTTCGGTGAGATCAACTAAGGGCTTTGGATCAAATGGATTTCCTCGATGGTTGGTAACACAAAAAGATGAACTAGTTTTATATTTAGTTTTGTCGAACACCAGTCTTTCAGGACCTATACCAACATGGCTAAGctttccaaattttatttatttggacATTTCTAACAATCAAATTAGTGGACCCCTCCCATACAACATTGGCTATCAAATTCCCAATATGTTTGCCTTTTATATTTCCAACAACATGCATATCAATGGTTCTTTGCCACCATCTGTTTGCAAATGGAGGCATTTAATGCTTTTGGGACTTTCAAATAATGAATTATCAGGGACAATTCCTAGTTGTCTGGTGACACCAAACTTGACTGTTTTTGATTTATCATCAAACAAGTTCTCAGGGTTTTTTCCAACTAATTCATTCGACAATATTACTACACTAAAACTGGTAAACTTGGCAAACAACAAACTTGAGGGAGAGCCACTAGTTGCTCTGAGCAGTTGCACGTCCTTGTCTATTTTAGATCTTCAAGGAAACCAATTCTCTGGAAGTATTCCCTCGTGGATGGGTAGAAGCCTTCAAAGTTTGCAAATTTTGAATCTTCAAGGAAATTCGTTCAACGGCACTATTCCTTTGTCTATATGGATATTGCCTCGCTTACAAATTTTGATTCTTGCAGACAACAAACTAGAAGGAGAGATCCCACCAATTGGGGCAAAGTTTGCAACCAAAGTCGAACAATTAACATATATAGTGTGCAACCCTGAAGAAAATGAATTCGCAATATGTTATGTGAGCTACATTAGCCAAGTCATGAAATCGATCAATTTGAAATACTCTTATTTACAACTATATTCAATGGTGAATGTCGACCTCTCCAATAACAACTTGCAAGGACATATTCCAAGGGGAATAGTGACAATAAATGGCTTGTTTGCCTTAAATTTGTCTCACAATAATTTAACAGGATCTATACCTGTGGAGATTGGAAGATCATTAACATTGGAATCCCTTGACCTCTCATCCAATCAACTCTCTGGATCCATCCCACTCAACATGGCAAACTTAAATTCACTAGGAGCTTTAAATTTGTCCAACAACAATTTCTCAGGGCGCATACCTCGAGAAGGTCATCTTTCAACCTTTAACAATGCATCCAGTTATGAAGGTAATCCATATCTTTGTGGAGATCCACTTTTTGTTACATGTCCAAATGAAGATCCAAGTGACAATTTTCATGGTAACGATAATCATGAAGAAGATAAATTGGAGAAAATGTGGTTTTGTGTCATTGTGATGGCTGGATATGCCTTGGGATTTTGGGGAGTTGTTGGAACTTTGATATTGAAGAAAAGTTGGAGACATGCTTATTTTCGGTTTATGGATGAAACGAAAGACAAGATATCTGTTGCAATATTGGTGAATATGGCAACGATGAAATAACGGATGGGAGGAAATTACATGTTGTAATTAACTTATGTTCATGTAATAGTTTTGTTGTATTTTGAATCAGTCTGAGTCCAtcaattgaatcaaataaccattttcttttctttttacggTTAATTAGCTAGTCGTTTCGTGTGGTAAAATTGAAATATACATTGCCAAATTGTTCGTGCAAAACTCATGTCTATTTCTTCAATGTTCTAAGTCTAAGAAACTTATGATGTTATATACCataatttctatttttgttatttaatttaagagtgtttaaactaaatttaaagttaaaagattaaaaaacttataaagaaaaattatatcATATTTTGTCCGTATATTATTAATTGGAATTTCTGGTCTAGTTTAGGTCGATTTATAGAAAAGCGTGTTTAGTTTTCGTTAAGACTGTTGGCCTAAGGATTCTGTTGTGTAATAGACTATATTCACATTAacttaatatttatatattaattcttccaatcatatatataaagtttaaatttgaatcataCTCATAATTAACTATATAATAATGTATctacatatattatatttttcattaatcATACCATAAACTATATGTCTTTCTGAGCTACCTTTGAATGATTAaaattatgttattttatatCAACACTCTAGTTCTTGTTAATCAATTGTGAGCTAGGAAGAAAATCTAATGGACCCTATTGATTATAAGCTCTAATGATtcaagattaattaattaaataattaattaactaacaTTCAATAACTATAGAACAAACTACTATAGACCCATAGTTCCACTCTTATGCATTATAAGACACGTTACGTCTATAGATATAATAATTTCACATAAGTCGATCATCCATATGTTGTTTGTAATTACAATTTGATCAATGTTCATTTTACCCCTTTAATTACCTTTATGTTTTTAATTACCATTGATCATCGCATGAACAATTTGTTTATGATCCAACCATAAATTAAATCCTTCTTGGGTCAGTGAGAGTATTGCGCCCATTAGTTTTCGAGTCATCACTTAAGGGAACTACTTACTTACTCTAAACACCATCTTGTGAGATTACGTTCCCAATTTTGTATTCGGTCAAGTCCCTAAGACGGTAAACATGTTAAGTCGACGACTTGgaccactctcacccatgtAAACTAAAGGGTGGGCCCTCATAGACAAGAGTTCATAGCTTATTCAGATCAAGATTGAGTTAAATTTGATCTTCCTGTGAAATATTAATCTCTTGTATTAACAAAATTACAAAGAGAAATTTTTGCAATCGagtcttatacaaactttttgtaTAGGATCTCCTCACTCGTACCTCTATACATGAACGATTTGGATTACATAACAAGTAAAAGTGGGTTGTATCCATTGTGTATCCGATAATCTAACAAGAAGACTCTCTAATTATCAAATTTAGATTAATTTAGAGAAGTTGacaaaaaaatacaattttcaagcatattatgttattaataaataataatataatattatcacTAACTATTAGTGATATAGTTAGTGATAGAAGTATATCATTGACTACTCGGAAGCTTATTTAAAAGAgttgacaaaagaaaaaaaaaaagaaaaaaataatatccaaatatattatatcaatGATACGAGAATATCAATAACTATTCATATCATTAACTATTAAGGGTAGACTAATTTAAAGTAACAGATTGATTCAAAGATCTCGACAAGAAATAACATTTTAAAGCAAATCCTATTACTAACCGACAATGATACAACACTTTTTTTCCACTATAAATTGAAACTTAATTGCCAATCttaattcaatatataaaaacaattaaatttaatttttacatatattaaactttctttttattatcaagataaaacttaaaataaattttgagagTAGCTCAAACCAAATATTTCATGTATGGTTGAATTGAGTTTGGTGTACTGCTTAATTATAAAAAGTTATTTGAGTTGGATTTTATAttctaaaacttgtagtttgtaaattatatcatattctatttaataaatattgatgaaattattattagaataaaatactataatgttgaatccaataaattaaggtcttGATGTTAtcttaacttttaaaattatgtagaaacataaacgtGGATTAACTTCGAGTTCATAGCCTAAAcgatctatagtatatgaataaagttgGGCACTTTATTCTGGTAACATGactcgctttgtagttagtacaaacgatgtgattcTAAATCGTCCATGTAGAGACTTGAAAGTGGAAACATCCTATGTAAATTGTTTACATAAGACCAAAttacgaaatagtcacttttatatTATAACACtatttactatttaaaactgactatttcttTGATTTGATGACCTATGTAAACTTAaccttaatcctaagctaaacATGAACTCTTGTTTATACGAAATTATCCCTTAATTTTGATCTAACCATGAACTTCTCTTTACACCATGTCCATCTATTAGCTCTTTATGGTTATAAAATTAGAATAGGGTGATCCGAAAACTCAAATAGTTTGAATTAACTTTCGTTAATAACATCTGAAATAATTAACAAGTTTTGTGAAACGAGCAATAtctaaataagatttaaatatcGAAAAAATTTGAACAGTTTGAATTAATTTTCCTTAATCATATTTGATATCGTTAACGGACTTTTGAAAAACGAGtgatatttaaatataatttgaataCTAGAAAATTTGAATAGAGATTCGAATTGGATTGATGGGGTTTtgatttaatataattattttattattattaattaataataaaatattaaattaacaaataattataattatatttgagaatcgtaaaaaatgacaaaatgaaCCAACTATTTGCATTTTGCACAAAATAAGTGTAatgagtttttatttttagtagttttttttgccataaagtataaataatttagggatctttttgaaaatataaaaaagcggtaaaatattcatattgtatagaacaattctgaagacggaaaaagcccagacccaccatgtaaaataccaaaaatgttctGTCAACCACAACGCGTGTAATATAatattacacgatcatttagatttggctattgtttagtacatgatcgtttaatttggttacatttaaatttgcttacactattgtttagatttggacccaaatctaacCACACGAGGTTTGGCTaatcga comes from Cucumis melo cultivar AY chromosome 12, USDA_Cmelo_AY_1.0, whole genome shotgun sequence and encodes:
- the LOC103487751 gene encoding receptor-like protein EIX2; the encoded protein is MGKMMNSTTFVTLFFIVIMFGYSLQLSTGLCIKQERESLVRLKASFIDSSNRLGSWKGTDCCSWEGVGCDRANGGHVVKLDLRNYEYFYSSALLSNGVDSSLFELKYLNYLDLSGNFFNYTQIPNSFAELLELTYLNLSSTYFHGTIQPFPGNLTKLLVLDFNNEENLNGPDYFPLGELFIDGLALRWVSGLLCLEYLHLSGVRVVQSGKLGVDYLIQLLNTVPSLLSLKLSSCALQNDLLLYAPLNSSFLSKLQHLDLSYNEFDGPIPIILQNMTSLKYLNLNGNLYNSSIPSWLSNLRNLDTLSLGSNSFSSIEGGFPSMVRNNCHLKSLDLSFNHFVGEDVFGSYENLSSGCKEYGLQRLYLERMIRFGTHTIPSWLGELKNLKSLSLRENALYGPIPSSFGNLSSLEDLDISYNRLRGGIPISFGQLRNLNSLDVSKNSLKGVITETHFANLSQLKMVAMSSNEHLSFEIKHDWVPPFQLQYFSVRSTKGFGSNGFPRWLVTQKDELVLYLVLSNTSLSGPIPTWLSFPNFIYLDISNNQISGPLPYNIGYQIPNMFAFYISNNMHINGSLPPSVCKWRHLMLLGLSNNELSGTIPSCLVTPNLTVFDLSSNKFSGFFPTNSFDNITTLKLVNLANNKLEGEPLVALSSCTSLSILDLQGNQFSGSIPSWMGRSLQSLQILNLQGNSFNGTIPLSIWILPRLQILILADNKLEGEIPPIGAKFATKVEQLTYIVCNPEENEFAICYVSYISQVMKSINLKYSYLQLYSMVNVDLSNNNLQGHIPRGIVTINGLFALNLSHNNLTGSIPVEIGRSLTLESLDLSSNQLSGSIPLNMANLNSLGALNLSNNNFSGRIPREGHLSTFNNASSYEGNPYLCGDPLFVTCPNEDPSDNFHGNDNHEEDKLEKMWFCVIVMAGYALGFWGVVGTLILKKSWRHAYFRFMDETKDKISVAILVNMATMK